A single Microtus ochrogaster isolate Prairie Vole_2 linkage group LG3, MicOch1.0, whole genome shotgun sequence DNA region contains:
- the LOC102001660 gene encoding zinc finger protein 709-like isoform X1, with product MEPVTFEDVAVNFTSGEWTLLDSSQRKLYRDVMKENFMNLISIEKTHEENVEEDYQRLRRNLGTQVVEKDGEYEHDSQCEKNQRQIPEPIVSEAMPPSITLYENSSSLCIRNIIGNLPSNVHLSDQTEDKLFEYKEPVEKAFKREKFWEDMGQSEPFQVHECSKEKSSESQQCNTACGSLHCDQHQERTDSGNKHEENIVTNYTHGQRDESIHTEVKPFVCKQCGEAFVNSSHLISHERIHIVEKCYICKQCGKTFRYLSCFQKHERIHSGERPYACEQCGKGFIQLKYLLMHQRSHTGENSYECKHCEKVFTISIADDVPERIHCGEKPYSCKHCGKTFTSPNDYNSCESIHTGENPFVCKKCGKAFKRLGHFMNHERIHTGEKPYACKHCGKAFTSSSDRNSHERIHTGEKPFICKTCGKAFSRSDYLINHRRIHTGEKPYACKYCGKAFATSSDRNSHERIHTGERSFLCKKCGKVFILSGDLIKHERIHTGEKPYSCKHCGKAFTTSSARNSHERIHTGEKPYTCKHCTKTFTTSSTRNSHEKTHTAEKHFACDLCRKTFNSQSSYYTHKKIHSMQEKLYVCKHCGKEFTYCGNFLKHERIHTMETLST from the exons GAGCCCGTGACCTTTGAGGATGTGGCTGTGAACTTCACTTCGGGCGAATGGACTTTATTGGATTCTAGTCAAAGGAAGCTCTACAGAGATGTGATGAAGGAAAACTTTATGAACCTGATCTCCATAG AGAAAACACATGAAGAAAATGTTGAAGAGGACTACCAGAGGCTCAGGAGAAATCTAGG aactcaGGTGGTTGAGAAAGATGGTGAATATGAACATGATAGTCAGTGTGAAAAAAACCAGCGACAGATTCCAGAGCCTATTGTTAGTGAGGCCATGCCTCCTTCTATAACATTATATGAAAACAGTAGCAGTTTGTGTATAAGAAACATCATTGGTAATTTGCCCTCAAATGTGCACCTCAGTGATCAAACTGAAGATAAACTATTTGAGTATAAGGAGCCTGTGGAAAAGGCTTTTAAACGTGAAAAATTTTGGGAAGATATGGGTCAATCTGAGCCATTTCAGGTACATGAATGTTCTAAAGAAAAATCCTCTGAAAGTCAGCAATGTAATACGGCTTGTGGGAGTCTCCATTGTGATCAGCATCAGGAGAGGACTGACAGCGGAAACAAGCATGAAGAGAACATTGTTACAAACTACACACATGGCCAGAGAGATGAAAGTATCCATACTGAAGTAAAACCATTTGTATGTAAGCAATGTGGAGAAGCGTTTGTCAATTCCAGTCACCTTATCAGCCATGAACGAATTCATATTGTAGAGAAGTGTTATATTTGCAAACAATGTGGAAAAACATTTAGATATTTGTCATGCTTtcaaaaacatgaaagaattcacaGTGGAGAGAGACCTTATGCGTGTGAGCAGTGTGGGAAAGGATTTATCCAGTTGAAATACCTTCTCATGCACCAAAGAAGTCACACTGGAGAAAATTCTTATGAATGCAAACATTGTGAAAAAGTCTTCACTATTTCCATTGCTGATGATGTACCTGAAAGAATTCACTGTGGAGAGAAACCGTATTCATGTAAGCATTGTGGAAAAACTTTCACTAGTCCCAATGACTATAATAGTTGTGAAAGTATCCATACTGGAGAGAATCCCTTTGTATGTAAaaaatgtgggaaagccttcaaaCGTTTGGGTCATTTTATGAatcatgaaagaattcacactggagagaagccttatgCATGTAAGcattgtgggaaagccttcactaGTTCCAGTGACCGTAATAGCCATGAAAGAatacacactggagagaaacccttcaTTTGTAAAACATGTGGGAAAGCGTTCAGTCGTTCTGATTATCTTATCAATCATAGAAGGatacacactggagagaagccttatgCATGTAAGTATTGTGGAAAAGCCTTTGCCACATCCAGTGACAGAAACAGccatgaaagaattcacactggGGAGAGATCCTTTCTATGTAAAAAATGTGGAAAAGTATTCATTCTTTCTGGTGACCTAATCAAGCATGAAAGgatccacactggagagaagccttattCATGCAAACATTGTGGAAAAGCTTTCACTACTTCGAGTGCTCGTAACAGTCAcgaaagaattcacactggagagaagccttataCATGTAAGCATTGCACAAAAACTTTTACCACTTCCAGTACCCGTAACAGTCATGAAAAAACTCACACCGCAGAGAAGCATTTTGCATGTGACCTTTGTAGGAAAACCTTCAACAGTCAGAGTTCCTATTACACtcataaaaaaattcattctatGCAAGAGAAACTTTATGTATGTAAACACTGTGGAAAAGAATTCACTTACTGTGGTAATTTCCTCAAgcatgaaagaattcacactaTGGAAACCTTGTCCACATGA
- the LOC102001660 gene encoding zinc finger protein 420-like isoform X2 produces the protein MPPSITLYENSSSLCIRNIIGNLPSNVHLSDQTEDKLFEYKEPVEKAFKREKFWEDMGQSEPFQVHECSKEKSSESQQCNTACGSLHCDQHQERTDSGNKHEENIVTNYTHGQRDESIHTEVKPFVCKQCGEAFVNSSHLISHERIHIVEKCYICKQCGKTFRYLSCFQKHERIHSGERPYACEQCGKGFIQLKYLLMHQRSHTGENSYECKHCEKVFTISIADDVPERIHCGEKPYSCKHCGKTFTSPNDYNSCESIHTGENPFVCKKCGKAFKRLGHFMNHERIHTGEKPYACKHCGKAFTSSSDRNSHERIHTGEKPFICKTCGKAFSRSDYLINHRRIHTGEKPYACKYCGKAFATSSDRNSHERIHTGERSFLCKKCGKVFILSGDLIKHERIHTGEKPYSCKHCGKAFTTSSARNSHERIHTGEKPYTCKHCTKTFTTSSTRNSHEKTHTAEKHFACDLCRKTFNSQSSYYTHKKIHSMQEKLYVCKHCGKEFTYCGNFLKHERIHTMETLST, from the coding sequence ATGCCTCCTTCTATAACATTATATGAAAACAGTAGCAGTTTGTGTATAAGAAACATCATTGGTAATTTGCCCTCAAATGTGCACCTCAGTGATCAAACTGAAGATAAACTATTTGAGTATAAGGAGCCTGTGGAAAAGGCTTTTAAACGTGAAAAATTTTGGGAAGATATGGGTCAATCTGAGCCATTTCAGGTACATGAATGTTCTAAAGAAAAATCCTCTGAAAGTCAGCAATGTAATACGGCTTGTGGGAGTCTCCATTGTGATCAGCATCAGGAGAGGACTGACAGCGGAAACAAGCATGAAGAGAACATTGTTACAAACTACACACATGGCCAGAGAGATGAAAGTATCCATACTGAAGTAAAACCATTTGTATGTAAGCAATGTGGAGAAGCGTTTGTCAATTCCAGTCACCTTATCAGCCATGAACGAATTCATATTGTAGAGAAGTGTTATATTTGCAAACAATGTGGAAAAACATTTAGATATTTGTCATGCTTtcaaaaacatgaaagaattcacaGTGGAGAGAGACCTTATGCGTGTGAGCAGTGTGGGAAAGGATTTATCCAGTTGAAATACCTTCTCATGCACCAAAGAAGTCACACTGGAGAAAATTCTTATGAATGCAAACATTGTGAAAAAGTCTTCACTATTTCCATTGCTGATGATGTACCTGAAAGAATTCACTGTGGAGAGAAACCGTATTCATGTAAGCATTGTGGAAAAACTTTCACTAGTCCCAATGACTATAATAGTTGTGAAAGTATCCATACTGGAGAGAATCCCTTTGTATGTAAaaaatgtgggaaagccttcaaaCGTTTGGGTCATTTTATGAatcatgaaagaattcacactggagagaagccttatgCATGTAAGcattgtgggaaagccttcactaGTTCCAGTGACCGTAATAGCCATGAAAGAatacacactggagagaaacccttcaTTTGTAAAACATGTGGGAAAGCGTTCAGTCGTTCTGATTATCTTATCAATCATAGAAGGatacacactggagagaagccttatgCATGTAAGTATTGTGGAAAAGCCTTTGCCACATCCAGTGACAGAAACAGccatgaaagaattcacactggGGAGAGATCCTTTCTATGTAAAAAATGTGGAAAAGTATTCATTCTTTCTGGTGACCTAATCAAGCATGAAAGgatccacactggagagaagccttattCATGCAAACATTGTGGAAAAGCTTTCACTACTTCGAGTGCTCGTAACAGTCAcgaaagaattcacactggagagaagccttataCATGTAAGCATTGCACAAAAACTTTTACCACTTCCAGTACCCGTAACAGTCATGAAAAAACTCACACCGCAGAGAAGCATTTTGCATGTGACCTTTGTAGGAAAACCTTCAACAGTCAGAGTTCCTATTACACtcataaaaaaattcattctatGCAAGAGAAACTTTATGTATGTAAACACTGTGGAAAAGAATTCACTTACTGTGGTAATTTCCTCAAgcatgaaagaattcacactaTGGAAACCTTGTCCACATGA